GGGTTTCTCAGGTGCAATCAAGTTTGCCGACGGTTCGCTGCGCACCGCACTCAAGGTGACGGCCGCCATGCTTTACGAGCACCAGCTGATCGATGCCGCTCAGCGACAATCAATCGAGGCCGAGGACACCATGCAGGTCCTGGGCGGCGGCAAGGTTATCGGTGAGATAAACATTTGCATTTAGGTCATAAGAATTTGGCCTTTGGGGAGTAATCTCAGGCCATGACCGACAGTGCAGTTGCATCGAAAAAGCCACGTGGAACCTTTGCTTGGGCCCTTTGGGACTGGGCAGAACAACCCTTCCCGACCATCTTTTCGACATTCATCTTCCCGATCTACATCACCTCCTCGGCCTTTGGTCCGGAAGAAGACACCTCCCGCGCACTAGGCCTAGCGGCAACCATTGCAGGTATCGCGGTTGCACTGGTTGCCCCGGTATTCGGTAGAAGGTCTGATGAGCAGGGCCGCAGAAAGCTCTGGCTTCTAATAAACACCTTGGTTTTATCCGGCGTGATGGCATCACTGTTCTTTATAGCCCCAACCCCAGAGATGCTCTGGCTTGGGCTCATCATCTTTAGCTTTGGTGGTTTTGTGCAGGAGATTGCCTTTATCAACTACTACGCGATGCTCAAGCAGGTCTCGACCGAAAACAACATCGGCAAGGTTTCTGGATTCGCCTGGGGCCTGGGATATGTCGGCGGCATCATCCTGCTGCTCGTCTCACTTGTGGGCTTTGTCCAAACAGATACCCCTTGGTTTGGCATCCCAACCGAGGATGCGCTCAACGTAAGAGCGGTCTTCCTCTTCAGCGCAATCTGGCTTCTAGTGTTCTCAATCCCGCTCTTCATTACCGTGCCTGAGGTCAAGGCCAAGGAGAACCTAGAAAAAGAGAACATCATTGAGAGCTATTTCAAGCTCTGGTCTCAGCTAAAGTCGCTGCGCAAACAGGCTCCAGAGACTTTCAAGTTTTTGATCTCATCCGCCATTTACCGCGACGGACTCTCAGGTGTCTTTGCTTTCGGTGGTGCTCTGGGTTCGCTCGCATTTGGTTTTGAGCTGGCTGAAGTGATCATTTTTGGTATTGCAGCTAACCTCATGGCCGGTATCGGTGCAGCCATCGGTGGCTTCCTGGACGACAAGGTCGGCGGCAAGATGACCATCATGGTTTCGTTACTTGGACTAACAGTTGCGGGTTTCGGTGTCTTCGCATTCGCGAGCGCCGGACCAATCACCTATTGGATCGGTGGTTTGGCACTGACCTTGTTTGTTGGTCCAGCCCAAGCTGCATCCAGATCGTTTGTCGCCAAGTTCACTCCGGCAGGGCGTGAGGGTGAGGTATTCGGCCTCTACATGACAACTGGAAGAGCAGTCAGCTTCCTAAGTCCACTTCTTTGGACAACCGCGATTTCAATTGCACTTTCTGCCGGTATTGGTAACGCCCAGGCCACCGTTTACGGCATCTTGGGTCTGATGTTGGTTCTGGTAGTTGGCATTCTGCTTCTAGCAAGGGTCAGTCCAACTCCGCAGGTCATAAACGACTAGGTAAAGCAAAGGCAAAACTTAGGTTTACGCTTGTGTGGTGTCTAAGCCAAGTGCGTTCCGAGCGTTTGGGCATCGCAATTACCGGGTTTTGTTCCCCGCCAACGTGCTGTCCAACATCGGGACTTGGGCGCAGCGCATCGCGCAAGACTGGCTAGTCCTTGAACTAACCAACTCGGCACAGCTTTTGGGCATCATTACCGCCCTGCAGTTCCTACCCTCTCTGCTGTTGAGTCTCTATGGCGGGGTCTTGGCTGACCGCTTTGATAAGCGCAGCC
The genomic region above belongs to Aquiluna sp. KACHI24 and contains:
- a CDS encoding MFS transporter is translated as MTDSAVASKKPRGTFAWALWDWAEQPFPTIFSTFIFPIYITSSAFGPEEDTSRALGLAATIAGIAVALVAPVFGRRSDEQGRRKLWLLINTLVLSGVMASLFFIAPTPEMLWLGLIIFSFGGFVQEIAFINYYAMLKQVSTENNIGKVSGFAWGLGYVGGIILLLVSLVGFVQTDTPWFGIPTEDALNVRAVFLFSAIWLLVFSIPLFITVPEVKAKENLEKENIIESYFKLWSQLKSLRKQAPETFKFLISSAIYRDGLSGVFAFGGALGSLAFGFELAEVIIFGIAANLMAGIGAAIGGFLDDKVGGKMTIMVSLLGLTVAGFGVFAFASAGPITYWIGGLALTLFVGPAQAASRSFVAKFTPAGREGEVFGLYMTTGRAVSFLSPLLWTTAISIALSAGIGNAQATVYGILGLMLVLVVGILLLARVSPTPQVIND